Proteins encoded by one window of Bacteroidota bacterium:
- a CDS encoding T9SS type A sorting domain-containing protein: MKTTFTFLITLIFLQAFNVIAQNAFWAKGFATGTCDMLTTDASGNIYAAAVFSDTIEIDGVEITPENPYNSWLAKFNPAGELQWIVNITSTNMVYVRDLIVDNNGNVVIAGSSLGMVDFGPLLMGNESDNFGRAFIAVYNPEGTCIDITGTNGETNVHFVAIATDAAGNYGVCGVSEGSFAHGVELVPFYGGTDAIYGMFDSDLDPIWMKTIGGPDGDGGCAIEFDSNGELVLSGYFEGDFMLTDVPFSSYGDVDIFLVKTDTDGYFHWLRTLGSENSEYQYWMDIELDANDYIYLAANMNEEISHQGGTNTSYGSTDFFVTRYNSAGGFDWFIHGGGEADDLMYGMTKGNNDNLYVYGYFTGAFETDGLILYADVAYDGFYCEIGTDGSANLVAQTDGDDTESYTAAVVDINNNLIGAGIATQNITFEGAGTIDGIAEITTFLVKYETVYSIPEVGIEENDYPLNFQLYPNPTNNSINFDFTESKIPGKEIIIINASGVEIARYEMTENYHSEINVDALPSGLYNAIIVSDDNIKIGAKAFVVID; this comes from the coding sequence ATGAAAACAACCTTTACTTTTCTGATTACACTTATTTTTCTTCAGGCTTTTAATGTCATCGCACAAAACGCATTTTGGGCAAAGGGATTTGCTACCGGAACCTGCGACATGCTCACCACTGATGCCAGCGGAAATATTTATGCAGCAGCTGTTTTCAGCGATACAATCGAAATTGACGGTGTAGAAATTACCCCTGAAAATCCATATAACAGTTGGTTGGCAAAATTTAATCCTGCCGGAGAATTACAATGGATCGTAAACATCACCTCAACAAATATGGTGTATGTAAGAGATTTAATTGTAGACAATAATGGGAATGTTGTAATAGCTGGTAGTAGTCTAGGAATGGTTGATTTCGGGCCTTTACTCATGGGTAATGAGTCGGATAATTTTGGAAGGGCATTTATAGCGGTTTACAATCCTGAAGGAACTTGTATAGATATAACCGGGACAAATGGTGAAACGAATGTGCATTTTGTTGCAATTGCAACTGATGCTGCAGGAAATTACGGGGTTTGCGGTGTTTCAGAAGGTTCATTTGCACATGGCGTGGAGCTAGTTCCATTTTATGGCGGCACAGATGCGATATACGGAATGTTCGACAGCGATCTGGATCCCATTTGGATGAAGACCATCGGAGGTCCTGATGGAGATGGAGGATGTGCAATAGAATTTGATTCCAATGGCGAATTGGTACTTTCCGGATATTTTGAAGGTGATTTTATGTTAACAGATGTACCATTCTCCAGTTATGGTGATGTAGATATTTTTTTAGTTAAAACTGATACTGATGGATATTTTCATTGGTTGCGCACTTTAGGAAGTGAAAACAGCGAATATCAATATTGGATGGACATTGAATTGGATGCAAATGACTACATATATTTAGCTGCAAATATGAATGAAGAAATCAGTCACCAGGGTGGAACAAATACTTCCTATGGCAGTACTGATTTTTTTGTTACCCGTTATAATAGTGCGGGTGGATTTGATTGGTTTATTCACGGCGGTGGAGAAGCTGATGATTTAATGTATGGAATGACAAAAGGAAATAATGATAACCTTTATGTGTATGGATATTTTACAGGTGCTTTTGAAACGGATGGGCTTATTTTATATGCCGATGTAGCATACGATGGATTTTATTGTGAAATTGGAACAGATGGCTCGGCGAATTTAGTTGCACAAACAGATGGTGATGATACAGAATCATACACTGCTGCTGTGGTGGATATAAATAATAATTTGATCGGAGCAGGAATTGCAACGCAAAATATCACATTTGAAGGTGCAGGAACCATAGACGGCATTGCGGAAATAACTACATTCTTAGTAAAATATGAGACGGTTTATTCTATTCCTGAAGTTGGAATTGAAGAAAATGATTATCCCCTCAACTTTCAATTATATCCTAACCCAACTAATAACAGCATCAATTTTGATTTTACAGAAAGTAAAATTCCCGGAAAAGAAATTATTATTATAAATGCGTCAGGTGTAGAAATTGCCAGATATGAAATGACGGAAAATTACCATTCTGAAATAAATGTTGATGCATTGCCATCAGGTTTATATAATGCTATTATTGTTTCTGATGATAATATAAAAATAGGTGCAAAAGCATTTGTTGTAATTGATTAA
- a CDS encoding amidohydrolase: MLKIDIHTHIIPEHLPKWSEKFFDSRYIHLDHHCPGCARMMQGDKFFREIQSNCWDADVRLKDCDEHGVNVQVLSAIPVMFHYWEKNAAYALETSRFQNDFIAEVVSRNPKRFVGLGTVPLQDPQLSIQEMQRCMQELGMAGIEIGSHVNDWNLNAEELFPFFEAAEKLNAAIFVHPWDMIGKDKMNKYWLPWLVGMPAESSLAICSMIFGGVFEKLPNLKVAFAHGGGSFPSTIGRIEHGFNVRPDLVAVDNKINPRNYLDKFYLDTLVHDPLMLNFLLELCGPNKLAMGSDYPFPLGEHQPGKLIESMDLDNTVKERLLNGTALEWLGMEKSRFV; this comes from the coding sequence ATGTTAAAAATAGATATACATACTCACATCATTCCCGAACATTTACCAAAGTGGAGCGAAAAGTTTTTTGATTCGAGGTATATCCATCTCGATCACCATTGTCCGGGATGCGCTCGAATGATGCAGGGAGATAAATTTTTCAGGGAGATACAATCCAATTGTTGGGATGCTGATGTTCGGTTAAAAGATTGTGATGAACATGGAGTGAACGTACAGGTTTTAAGTGCAATTCCGGTAATGTTTCACTACTGGGAAAAAAATGCAGCTTATGCATTGGAAACTTCGCGTTTTCAAAATGATTTTATTGCGGAAGTTGTTTCGCGTAATCCAAAAAGATTTGTAGGATTAGGAACCGTTCCTTTACAAGATCCTCAATTGAGTATTCAGGAAATGCAGCGGTGTATGCAGGAACTCGGAATGGCGGGAATTGAAATTGGAAGTCACGTAAACGACTGGAATTTAAATGCAGAAGAATTATTTCCCTTTTTTGAAGCAGCCGAAAAATTAAATGCAGCCATTTTTGTACACCCGTGGGATATGATTGGAAAAGATAAAATGAATAAATATTGGCTGCCTTGGCTTGTTGGAATGCCGGCAGAATCGTCGCTGGCAATTTGTTCCATGATATTTGGGGGAGTGTTTGAAAAGTTGCCAAATTTAAAAGTTGCATTTGCACATGGAGGCGGAAGTTTTCCATCCACAATAGGAAGAATTGAACACGGATTTAATGTGCGTCCGGATCTTGTTGCAGTTGATAACAAAATTAACCCTCGAAACTATCTCGATAAATTTTACCTCGATACATTGGTGCATGATCCATTGATGCTTAATTTTTTATTGGAATTGTGCGGACCTAACAAATTGGCCATGGGATCAGATTATCCTTTTCCATTAGGTGAACATCAGCCCGGAAAGTTAATTGAAAGTATGGATCTGGATAATACTGTTAAAGAAAGATTGTTGAATGGAACAGCTTTGGAGTGGTTGGGGATGGAGAAGAGTAGATTTGTGTGA
- a CDS encoding GxxExxY protein, translating into MKDNVRDFGNDNLLHSELTWKIIKAFYTVYNTLGYGFLEKVYENALVIELRKMGLFVSQQEPVIVYYYGQIVGRYNSDLAVENCVIIENKTSESLCEEDELQLINYLKATTMEVGLLLNFGKRPQIKRKVFTNKNKPLLK; encoded by the coding sequence ATGAAGGATAATGTGAGGGACTTTGGTAATGATAATTTATTACATAGTGAATTAACCTGGAAAATAATTAAGGCATTTTATACTGTTTATAATACGTTGGGTTATGGATTTTTGGAAAAAGTGTATGAAAATGCATTAGTTATAGAATTAAGAAAGATGGGATTATTTGTTAGCCAACAAGAGCCTGTTATAGTGTATTATTATGGTCAGATCGTTGGTCGCTATAATTCTGATCTTGCCGTTGAAAATTGTGTTATTATAGAAAATAAAACCTCAGAATCTTTATGTGAGGAAGATGAACTCCAGCTCATTAATTACCTAAAAGCAACAACCATGGAAGTGGGACTTCTACTTAATTTCGGAAAGCGACCTCAAATCAAAAGAAAAGTTTTCACTAATAAAAACAAACCGTTGCTCAAATAA